A single region of the Gossypium arboreum isolate Shixiya-1 chromosome 12, ASM2569848v2, whole genome shotgun sequence genome encodes:
- the LOC108479875 gene encoding probable protein phosphatase 2C 60 isoform X1: MLSGLMNFLRACFRPKSDQYSHTSLDTGGRQDGLLWYKDTGQHVNGEFSMAVVQANNLLEDQSQLESGCLSLNELGPYGTFVGVYDGHGGPETSRFINEHLFQHLKRFTSEQQTMSVDVIRKAYQATEEGFLSLVTKQWPMKPQIAAVGSCCLVGVICGGTLYVANLGDSRAVLGRAVKATGEVLAIQLSAEHNVCIESVRQELQSLHPDDSQIVVLKHNVWRVKGLIQVSRSIGDVYLKKAEFNSEPLYSKFRLREPLKRPILSADPSISVHQLQPHDQFVIFASDGLWEHLSNQEAVDIVQNHPRSGSARRLVKTALKEAANKREMRYSDLKKIDRGVRRHFHDDITVIVVFLDSNLMSGASSVKGPNLSVKRGGVSLRPNILAPCATPTEAGST, encoded by the exons ATGTTATCTGGGTTGATGAACTTTTTGAGGGCCTGTTTTCGGCCAAAGTCAGATCAATACAGTCACACAAGTTTGGATACCGGAGGTCGCCAAGATGGGCTTTTGTGGTACAAGGACACAGGGCAGCACGTCAATGGTGAGTTCTCAATGGCAGTGGTTCAGGCAAACAATTTACTTGAGGATCAGAGCCAACTTGAGTCTGGTTGTTTGAGTTTAAATGAGTTGGGTCCCTATGGTACTTTTGTTGGCGTATATGATGGACATGGGGGCCCAGAGACTTCACGTTTCATAAATGAACATCTTTTTCAACATCTCAAGC GGTTCACTTCAGAGCAGCAGACAATGTCAGTTGATGTGATACGAAAAGCGTATCAAGCAACAGAAGAGGGTTTTTTGTCTCTTGTTACGAAACAGTGGCCTATGAAGCCACAAATTGCAGCTGTTGGATCCTGCTGCCTGGTTGGTGTCATATGTGGTGGAACCCTCTATGTTGCCAACCTTGGTGATTCGCGTGCTGTTTTGGGGAGAGCTGTGAAGGCAACAGGAGAGGTTCTAGCCATTCAGCTGTCGGCTGAGCATAATGTGTGCATAGAATCTGTAAGACAAGAGCTGCAGTCATTGCACCCTGATGACTCACAGATTGTTGTTTTGAAGCACAACGTATGGCGTGTAAAAGGTCTCATACAG GTTTCCAGATCAATTGGTGATGTATATTTGAAAAAGGCTGAGTTCAACAGCGAGCCTTTATATTCAAAATTCCGCCTTCGTGAACCTTTGAAGAGGCCAATATTAAGTGCAGACCCATCAATATCAGTTCACCAACTGCAGCCACATGATCAGTTTGTGATATTTGCATCAGATGGGCTCTGGGAGCACTTAAGCAATCAAGAAGCTGTTGATATAGTACAAAATCATCCACGAAGT GGAAGTGCAAGAAGGCTGGTAAAAACTGCTCTAAAAGAAGCAGCAAATAAGAGGGAAATGAGATATTCTGACTTGAAGAAGATTGACCGAGGCGTGCGTCGGCATTTCCATGATGACATCACAGTAATCGTGGTGTTTCTTGACTCAAATCTCATGAGCGGGGCTAGTTCGGTTAAGGGTCCGAATCTATCAGTTAAAAGAGGAGGAGTCAGCTTGCGTCCTAATATACTGGCTCCTTGTGCCACACCAACAGAAGCTGGCAGTACCTAA
- the LOC108479875 gene encoding probable protein phosphatase 2C 64 isoform X2 translates to MLSGLMNFLRACFRPKSDQYSHTSLDTGGRQDGLLWYKDTGQHVNGFTSEQQTMSVDVIRKAYQATEEGFLSLVTKQWPMKPQIAAVGSCCLVGVICGGTLYVANLGDSRAVLGRAVKATGEVLAIQLSAEHNVCIESVRQELQSLHPDDSQIVVLKHNVWRVKGLIQVSRSIGDVYLKKAEFNSEPLYSKFRLREPLKRPILSADPSISVHQLQPHDQFVIFASDGLWEHLSNQEAVDIVQNHPRSGSARRLVKTALKEAANKREMRYSDLKKIDRGVRRHFHDDITVIVVFLDSNLMSGASSVKGPNLSVKRGGVSLRPNILAPCATPTEAGST, encoded by the exons ATGTTATCTGGGTTGATGAACTTTTTGAGGGCCTGTTTTCGGCCAAAGTCAGATCAATACAGTCACACAAGTTTGGATACCGGAGGTCGCCAAGATGGGCTTTTGTGGTACAAGGACACAGGGCAGCACGTCAATG GGTTCACTTCAGAGCAGCAGACAATGTCAGTTGATGTGATACGAAAAGCGTATCAAGCAACAGAAGAGGGTTTTTTGTCTCTTGTTACGAAACAGTGGCCTATGAAGCCACAAATTGCAGCTGTTGGATCCTGCTGCCTGGTTGGTGTCATATGTGGTGGAACCCTCTATGTTGCCAACCTTGGTGATTCGCGTGCTGTTTTGGGGAGAGCTGTGAAGGCAACAGGAGAGGTTCTAGCCATTCAGCTGTCGGCTGAGCATAATGTGTGCATAGAATCTGTAAGACAAGAGCTGCAGTCATTGCACCCTGATGACTCACAGATTGTTGTTTTGAAGCACAACGTATGGCGTGTAAAAGGTCTCATACAG GTTTCCAGATCAATTGGTGATGTATATTTGAAAAAGGCTGAGTTCAACAGCGAGCCTTTATATTCAAAATTCCGCCTTCGTGAACCTTTGAAGAGGCCAATATTAAGTGCAGACCCATCAATATCAGTTCACCAACTGCAGCCACATGATCAGTTTGTGATATTTGCATCAGATGGGCTCTGGGAGCACTTAAGCAATCAAGAAGCTGTTGATATAGTACAAAATCATCCACGAAGT GGAAGTGCAAGAAGGCTGGTAAAAACTGCTCTAAAAGAAGCAGCAAATAAGAGGGAAATGAGATATTCTGACTTGAAGAAGATTGACCGAGGCGTGCGTCGGCATTTCCATGATGACATCACAGTAATCGTGGTGTTTCTTGACTCAAATCTCATGAGCGGGGCTAGTTCGGTTAAGGGTCCGAATCTATCAGTTAAAAGAGGAGGAGTCAGCTTGCGTCCTAATATACTGGCTCCTTGTGCCACACCAACAGAAGCTGGCAGTACCTAA